The following are encoded together in the Streptomyces sp. NBC_00358 genome:
- the ssuE gene encoding NADPH-dependent FMN reductase: MATVLSVSGSPSVSSRTAGLLRHLDARLASQGHEVIPLDVRTIPAEALLGADFRHPAIVEATELFARADGVVIGTPVYKAAYSGVLKALLDLLPQYALTGKTVLPLVTGGSTAHVLALDYALRPVLNSMGAAHIVQGWFTLDKDITREPDGSVTVAPGTAEALAQVVDQFSAALGRIPLLAVAG, from the coding sequence ATGGCCACCGTCCTGTCCGTCTCCGGCAGCCCCTCGGTCTCCTCCCGCACCGCCGGACTCCTGCGGCACCTCGACGCCCGGCTCGCCTCGCAGGGCCACGAGGTGATCCCGCTCGACGTCCGCACGATCCCGGCCGAGGCCCTGCTCGGCGCGGACTTCCGCCACCCCGCCATCGTCGAGGCGACCGAACTGTTCGCCCGCGCCGACGGGGTGGTCATCGGCACCCCCGTCTACAAAGCCGCCTATTCCGGTGTCCTCAAGGCGTTGCTCGACCTGCTCCCGCAATACGCCCTGACGGGGAAGACCGTGCTGCCGCTGGTGACAGGAGGCAGCACCGCCCATGTGCTCGCACTGGACTACGCGCTCCGTCCCGTCCTCAACTCAATGGGAGCGGCTCACATAGTCCAGGGCTGGTTCACGCTCGACAAGGACATCACCAGGGAACCCGACGGGAGCGTCACCGTGGCGCCGGGCACCGCCGAGGCGCTGGCCCAGGTGGTGGACCAGTTCTCCGCCGCCCTGGGCCGTATCCCCCTGCTGGCGGTGGCCGGTTGA